Proteins encoded together in one Telopea speciosissima isolate NSW1024214 ecotype Mountain lineage chromosome 4, Tspe_v1, whole genome shotgun sequence window:
- the LOC122658561 gene encoding protein HIGH CHLOROPHYLL FLUORESCENCE PHENOTYPE 244, chloroplastic isoform X2: MASRCSSIALFSHVATATPHHHQLCQPKSSSSRHASLCWRRSLSRYDHLASAIPLLTLTSLSSLGRSYIPTVVTCTAQTAITTNLAPGTPVRSTSILVVGATGTLGRQVVRWALDEGYDVRCLVRPRPAPADFLRDWGATVVNADLSKPETIPATLVGIHTVIDCATGRPEEPIKTVDWEGKVALIQCAKAMGIQKYVFFSIHNCDKHPEVPLMEIKYCTEKFLQDSGLSYIIIRLCGFMQGLIGQYAVPILEDKSVWGTDAPTRVAYMDTQDIARLTFIALRNEKINRKLFTFAGPRAWTTQEVITLCERLAGQDANVTTVPVSVLRFTRQLTRCFEWTNDVADRLAFSEVLSSDTVFSAPMTETYDLLGVDAKKIITLEKYLQDYFTNILKKLKDLKAQSKQSDFYI, encoded by the exons ATGGCGTCAAGATGTAGCAGTATCGCTCTCTTTTCCCATGTCGCGACGGCGACCCCTCACCATCATCAACTCTGTCAGCCCAAGTCATCTTCCAGCCGACATGCGTCGCTGTGCTGGAGGCGCTCGTTATCACGATACGATCATCTTGCCTCTGCAATTCCACTCCTCACGCTTACTTCTTTGTCTTCTCTAG GAAGATCTTACATACCCACAGTGGTAACATGTACTGCTCAAACAGCAATAACTACCAATCTGGCTCCAGGGACCCCTGTTAGGTCTACAAGTATACTAGTTGTTGGGGCTACTGGAACTCTAGGGAGGCAAGTGGTGAGGTGGGCTCTGGATGAAGGCTATGATGTAAGATGTCTTGTAAGGCCTCGACCAGCTCCTGCTGACTTCCTTCGTGATTGGGGTGCAACAGTTGTCAAT GCTGATTTAAGCAAACCAGAGACAATACCTGCAACACTGGTTGGCATTCATACAGTTATTGATTGTGCCACAGGACGCCCAGAAGAGCCTATAAAAACG GTAGACTGGGAAGGTAAAGTTGCTTTAATACAATGTGCAAAAGCAATGGGGATTCAAAAGTATGTATTCTTTTCTATTCATAACTGTGACAAGCACCCCGAAGTTCCTTTGATGGAGATCAAGTACTGCACTGAGAAGTTTCTTCAGGATTCGGGCCTAAGTTACATTATCATCCGATTATGTGGTTTCATGCAG GGCCTGATTGGGCAGTATGCAGTGCCTATACTAGAAGACAAGTCTGTATGGGGAACTGATGCCCCAACTAGAGTTGCTTACATGGACACTCAG GATATAGCTCGCTTGACATTTATAGCTttacgaaatgaaaaaattaacCGGAAACTTTTCACATTTGCCGGGCCTCGTGCATGGACAACCCAAGAG GTGATAACACTATGTGAGAGGCTTGCAGGGCAGGATGCAAATGTAACTACTGTCCCGGTCTCAGTCTTGAGATTCACTCGCCAGCTGACTCGTTGTTTTGAGTGGACCAATGATGTCGCTGATCGGCTGGCATTCTCAGAG GTTCTTTCAAGTGATACTGTTTTCTCGGCTCCCATGACTGAGACATATGATCTTCTTGGGGTGGatgcaaaaaaaattattacttTAGAGAAATATTTGCAGGATTATTTCACAAACATcttgaagaaattgaaagatCTGAAGGCGCAATCAAAGCAATCTGACTTCTACATTTGA
- the LOC122658561 gene encoding protein HIGH CHLOROPHYLL FLUORESCENCE PHENOTYPE 244, chloroplastic isoform X1: protein MASRCSSIALFSHVATATPHHHQLCQPKSSSSRHASLCWRRSLSRYDHLASAIPLLTLTSLSSLGRSYIPTVVTCTAQTAITTNLAPGTPVRSTSILVVGATGTLGRQVVRWALDEGYDVRCLVRPRPAPADFLRDWGATVVNADLSKPETIPATLVGIHTVIDCATGRPEEPIKTVDWEGKVALIQCAKAMGIQKYVFFSIHNCDKHPEVPLMEIKYCTEKFLQDSGLSYIIIRLCGFMQVGHPVKFWSCSFMLMFLKSLKGLIGQYAVPILEDKSVWGTDAPTRVAYMDTQDIARLTFIALRNEKINRKLFTFAGPRAWTTQEVITLCERLAGQDANVTTVPVSVLRFTRQLTRCFEWTNDVADRLAFSEVLSSDTVFSAPMTETYDLLGVDAKKIITLEKYLQDYFTNILKKLKDLKAQSKQSDFYI from the exons ATGGCGTCAAGATGTAGCAGTATCGCTCTCTTTTCCCATGTCGCGACGGCGACCCCTCACCATCATCAACTCTGTCAGCCCAAGTCATCTTCCAGCCGACATGCGTCGCTGTGCTGGAGGCGCTCGTTATCACGATACGATCATCTTGCCTCTGCAATTCCACTCCTCACGCTTACTTCTTTGTCTTCTCTAG GAAGATCTTACATACCCACAGTGGTAACATGTACTGCTCAAACAGCAATAACTACCAATCTGGCTCCAGGGACCCCTGTTAGGTCTACAAGTATACTAGTTGTTGGGGCTACTGGAACTCTAGGGAGGCAAGTGGTGAGGTGGGCTCTGGATGAAGGCTATGATGTAAGATGTCTTGTAAGGCCTCGACCAGCTCCTGCTGACTTCCTTCGTGATTGGGGTGCAACAGTTGTCAAT GCTGATTTAAGCAAACCAGAGACAATACCTGCAACACTGGTTGGCATTCATACAGTTATTGATTGTGCCACAGGACGCCCAGAAGAGCCTATAAAAACG GTAGACTGGGAAGGTAAAGTTGCTTTAATACAATGTGCAAAAGCAATGGGGATTCAAAAGTATGTATTCTTTTCTATTCATAACTGTGACAAGCACCCCGAAGTTCCTTTGATGGAGATCAAGTACTGCACTGAGAAGTTTCTTCAGGATTCGGGCCTAAGTTACATTATCATCCGATTATGTGGTTTCATGCAGGTAGGCCATCCAGTGAAATTTTGGTCATGTTCTTTTATGTTGATGTTTCTCAAAAGTCTGAAA GGCCTGATTGGGCAGTATGCAGTGCCTATACTAGAAGACAAGTCTGTATGGGGAACTGATGCCCCAACTAGAGTTGCTTACATGGACACTCAG GATATAGCTCGCTTGACATTTATAGCTttacgaaatgaaaaaattaacCGGAAACTTTTCACATTTGCCGGGCCTCGTGCATGGACAACCCAAGAG GTGATAACACTATGTGAGAGGCTTGCAGGGCAGGATGCAAATGTAACTACTGTCCCGGTCTCAGTCTTGAGATTCACTCGCCAGCTGACTCGTTGTTTTGAGTGGACCAATGATGTCGCTGATCGGCTGGCATTCTCAGAG GTTCTTTCAAGTGATACTGTTTTCTCGGCTCCCATGACTGAGACATATGATCTTCTTGGGGTGGatgcaaaaaaaattattacttTAGAGAAATATTTGCAGGATTATTTCACAAACATcttgaagaaattgaaagatCTGAAGGCGCAATCAAAGCAATCTGACTTCTACATTTGA
- the LOC122658559 gene encoding uncharacterized protein LOC122658559 yields the protein MLKILKKSMYFLRRWASDLDWRLLLLILTPLSLLVFVSLSSFAINPYNLFSSFNPLKSFLSPQTPQSSLPFVTPPPPSSPIPSPNPRESAEQMKRRKRKEELDRSKIAICLVGGARRFELTGPSIIDKVLKVYNKADLFLHSPLDKDAFKFSLLKVAPRLASVRIFKPKPLPETEAQLRVLTSSNSPNGIQGLIQYFNLVEGCITMIKEYQVQNNFTYDWIVRTRVDGYWSAPLGPENFKPRRYLVPPGSSFGGLNDRLGIGDLNTSTVALSRLSLIPQLDAAGLRRLNSETAFKSQLIIQGVSHFARRLPFCIVSDRKYSYPPMRFGVPVASLSSPGPLSGAKCRPCKPVCSGPCVADVMGTLYKGWSWTDWSNGTLQLCDAHGDWEKGWEKIFDRVAGKKLAAVRKRVSVLKLTECVNNLEEMKRRTVNWDAPPAGDICKLGLDRN from the exons ATGCTGAAGATCCTGAAGAAAAGCATGTATTTTCTGAGAAGATGGGCTTCCGATCTGGACTGGCGTCTCCTCCTCTTGATCCTCACTCCTCTATCCCTCCTCGTAttcgtttctctttcttccttcgcTATAAACCCTTAcaacctcttctcttctttcaatCCTCTCAAATCCTTTCTTTCTCCCCAAACACCTCAATCCTCGCTCCCATTCGTCACTCCTCCTCCACCTTCGTCTCCGATCCCATCCCCCAATCCCAGAGAATCGGCGGAGCAgatgaagaggaggaagaggaaagaggagtTGGACCGGTCAAAAATCGCGATCTGTCTGGTAGGTGGTGCCAGGAGGTTCGAGCTCACGGGGCCTTCGATCATAGATAAGGTTCTGAAGGTGTACAACAAGGCAGATCTTTTCTTGCACAGTCCCTTGGACAAAGATGCCTTCAAGTTCTCGCTATTGAAGGTGGCTCCCAGGCTTGCTTCTGTTCGAATCTTCAAACCCAAACCCTTGCCCGAAACAGAGGCACAACTCAGAGTCCTCACTTCCAGCAACTCTCCCAACGGGATTCAG GGATTGATACAGTACTTCAACCTGGTAGAAGGGTGCATTACGATGATCAAGGAGTATCAGGTGCAAAACAACTTCACATACGACTGGATCGTCCGGACCCGAGTCGACGGCTACTGGTCCGCCCCACTCGGTCCCGAAAACTTCAAACCCAGACGGTACTTGGTTCCCCCTGGCTCCAGCTTCGGCGGCCTCAATGACAGGCTAGGCATCGGCGACCTCAACACCTCCACTGTCGCCCTCTCTCGTCTCTCCCTCATCCCGCAGCTTGACGCTGCCGGTTTGCGGCGCCTCAACTCGGAGACGGCCTTCAAATCCCAACTCATCATCCAAGGTGTCAGCCACTTCGCCAGACGCCTTCCCTTCTGCATCGTCAGCGACCGTAAGTACTCCTACCCACCAATGCGCTTCGGCGTTCCGGTTGCCTCGCTTTCCAGCCCCGGTCCACTCAGTGGGGCCAAGTGCAGGCCGTGCAAACCGGTTTGTTCCGGACCATGCGTGGCTGACGTGATGGGGACTCTGTACAAGGGTTGGAGTTGGACCGACTGGTCCAATGGGACCCTTCAGCTTTGTGACGCCCATGGCGATTGGGAAAAAGGCTGGGAGAAAATCTTCGACCGCGTCGCCGGTAAGAAGCTTGCGGCCGTTAGGAAACGAGTATCGGTGTTAAAGTTAACGGAATGCGTCAATAATttagaagagatgaagagacGGACCGTTAATTGGGATGCCCCACCGGCGGGTGATATCTGTAAACTCGGACTGGATCGCAACTAG